The proteins below are encoded in one region of Buttiauxella gaviniae:
- the dadX gene encoding catabolic alanine racemase DadX gives MSRPIVATLKLSALRNNLNVVRQAAPHSRVWSVVKANAYGHGLERVWSSLRETDGFAMLNLEEAILLRERGWKGPILMLEGFFHVDELPLFDQYRLTTSLHSNWQVKALANAKLNAPLDVYLKMNSGMNRLGFSPDRVQSIWQQLRAIANVGQLTLMAHFADAEQTDGIVEPMKRVEQAAEGLDCARSLSNSAATLWHPEAHFDWVRPGIILYGASPSGQWCDVATSGLQPVMSLQSEIIGVQNLKPGDTVGYGSRFRASAEQRIGIVACGYADGYPRHAPTGTPVRVDGVLTQTVGAISMDMLAVDLTPCPHTGIGSPVELWGNEVKIDDVAHAAGTVGYELMCALAPRVPVVTL, from the coding sequence ATGTCCCGTCCGATTGTTGCGACGCTGAAGCTCAGCGCGCTGCGTAACAATTTAAATGTTGTCCGCCAGGCAGCCCCCCATTCGCGCGTCTGGTCGGTGGTTAAAGCGAATGCGTATGGTCATGGACTGGAGCGCGTCTGGTCGTCGCTAAGAGAAACTGACGGCTTTGCGATGCTAAACCTTGAAGAGGCTATTTTGCTGCGAGAACGCGGCTGGAAAGGGCCGATCCTGATGCTAGAAGGCTTCTTCCACGTCGATGAACTCCCGCTGTTTGACCAATATCGCCTCACCACCAGTTTGCACAGTAACTGGCAGGTGAAAGCCTTAGCCAACGCCAAACTCAATGCGCCACTCGATGTTTATCTCAAGATGAATAGCGGGATGAACCGCCTCGGTTTTAGCCCCGACCGCGTACAGTCCATCTGGCAGCAACTGCGCGCTATCGCTAACGTCGGCCAACTCACGCTGATGGCGCATTTTGCAGATGCAGAACAAACGGATGGTATTGTCGAGCCGATGAAACGTGTGGAACAGGCGGCAGAAGGCCTGGATTGCGCCCGTTCCCTTTCAAACTCTGCGGCAACGCTCTGGCACCCGGAAGCCCATTTCGACTGGGTGCGCCCTGGGATCATTCTCTATGGTGCGTCGCCGAGCGGCCAATGGTGCGATGTTGCCACCAGCGGCTTGCAGCCCGTCATGAGCCTGCAAAGTGAAATCATTGGCGTACAAAACCTTAAACCGGGAGATACGGTCGGATACGGCAGTCGCTTCCGCGCCAGCGCCGAACAGCGCATTGGCATCGTTGCCTGCGGCTATGCTGACGGTTACCCGCGCCACGCGCCAACTGGCACGCCAGTGCGTGTCGATGGTGTGTTAACCCAGACCGTGGGCGCGATTTCTATGGATATGCTGGCCGTCGATCTCACTCCTTGCCCGCATACCGGCATTGGCAGTCCGGTCGAACTTTGGGGTAACGAGGTGAAAATTGATGATGTGGCCCATGCGGCAGGTACAGTCGGATATGAATTGATGTGCGCCCTGGCACCGCGTGTGCCGGTTGTGACGCTGTAG